One region of Nitrospira sp. genomic DNA includes:
- the mnmA gene encoding tRNA 2-thiouridine(34) synthase MnmA has product MSRQTVLLGMSGGVDSSVAASLLVQQGYEVHGVTLQVWEHEDDQVAVSKRWEERGCCKIGIARYVAQRLRIPYEVVDRRDVFQQGVIDDFVSGYASGTTPNPCVRCNERVKLRSLYALAQERGMNYVATGHYARVQQIDGQWSLHRALDVRKDQSYFLYRINPAWLPQLLFPVGHMQKRDVWHEAESLGLPVEELKESQEICFVSHGDYRTFIEQEMPEAKKPGSFVGVDGEVLGQHEGIAFYTPGQRRGLGIAVGQRLYVQKVVPESGQVVLCAEDQLVQSECQVADLSLFDGALGRQPVEADVKIRYATPPCQATLLPSGSGALQVRFHQPQRALSPGQSAVFYHGDQVLGGGIIQRS; this is encoded by the coding sequence ATGTCACGTCAGACCGTACTGCTAGGTATGAGCGGCGGAGTGGACAGCTCCGTCGCGGCCTCGCTCCTCGTGCAGCAGGGGTACGAGGTCCATGGCGTCACGCTCCAGGTGTGGGAGCATGAGGACGACCAGGTCGCCGTCTCCAAGCGTTGGGAAGAGCGGGGATGCTGCAAGATCGGCATTGCGAGGTATGTCGCGCAGCGTCTACGTATTCCGTATGAGGTGGTCGATCGTCGCGACGTCTTTCAGCAGGGCGTGATCGATGATTTCGTCTCCGGGTATGCCTCCGGCACCACGCCCAACCCCTGCGTGCGGTGTAACGAGCGGGTGAAATTGCGCTCGCTCTATGCCTTGGCGCAAGAGCGAGGCATGAACTATGTGGCCACGGGGCACTATGCCCGCGTGCAGCAGATCGATGGGCAGTGGTCGCTGCATCGGGCACTCGATGTGCGCAAGGACCAAAGTTACTTTCTCTACCGGATCAATCCCGCCTGGTTGCCGCAGCTACTCTTTCCGGTAGGCCATATGCAGAAGCGCGACGTGTGGCACGAAGCCGAATCGCTTGGATTGCCCGTAGAGGAACTCAAGGAAAGCCAGGAGATTTGTTTCGTGAGCCACGGCGACTATCGAACATTCATCGAGCAGGAAATGCCGGAGGCGAAGAAGCCCGGATCCTTTGTGGGGGTGGATGGTGAGGTCCTCGGGCAGCATGAGGGCATCGCGTTCTATACGCCGGGGCAACGCCGCGGCCTGGGTATTGCCGTGGGGCAGCGGTTGTACGTGCAGAAAGTGGTGCCTGAATCCGGCCAGGTGGTGTTATGTGCGGAAGATCAGCTAGTGCAGTCGGAGTGTCAGGTCGCCGATCTCAGCCTCTTCGACGGCGCGCTCGGGCGGCAGCCGGTTGAGGCGGACGTGAAGATTCGTTACGCCACACCTCCCTGCCAGGCGACCCTTCTGCCGTCTGGAAGCGGCGCGCTTCAGGTTCGATTTCATCAGC
- a CDS encoding polymer-forming cytoskeletal protein, whose protein sequence is MWGETKKQPVAEDDKFTFLGKGTSFKGIVTFDGTVRIDGRVEGEVHTGGAVIVGESAVIKGVIAAGSVSISGRVKGSVTALQKVEIQKPGILIGDIQSPVIMIEEGAHFHGMSNMGAEKWTEDESSEFGAPQDPGVRDLVAHRGKVKTQEP, encoded by the coding sequence ATGTGGGGTGAGACCAAAAAGCAGCCGGTCGCGGAAGACGATAAGTTTACCTTTCTCGGCAAGGGGACCAGCTTCAAGGGCATTGTCACGTTTGATGGCACCGTCCGAATCGATGGCCGGGTGGAGGGGGAAGTGCATACGGGTGGGGCGGTGATCGTCGGAGAAAGCGCCGTCATCAAGGGCGTGATTGCCGCCGGGTCTGTTTCGATCAGTGGGCGCGTGAAGGGGTCGGTGACGGCGCTGCAGAAGGTCGAAATTCAAAAGCCGGGGATTCTCATCGGAGATATCCAGAGCCCGGTGATCATGATTGAGGAAGGCGCGCATTTTCACGGCATGAGTAATATGGGGGCCGAGAAGTGGACGGAGGACGAGTCCTCTGAGTTCGGTGCTCCGCAGGATCCCGGCGTACGCGACCTCGTTGCCCATCGCGGCAAAGTCAAAACACAAGAGCCGTAA
- a CDS encoding polymer-forming cytoskeletal protein, which yields MAWINKDKQDGKRQAGQSEGTEMENLESTAPREGNEEINAFVGKGVSFKGVISYNGTVRIDGNLDGEIHTEGVLLVGEDAVLTAKITAGTVVCKGKITGDISAREKVKLRAPAVVNAGVKAPLLAMEEGVVFNGTLEMSQSGTREPQGQGSTRGQGVKLVNG from the coding sequence ATGGCATGGATCAATAAGGACAAGCAGGACGGGAAGCGTCAGGCAGGACAAAGCGAGGGAACTGAAATGGAAAATTTGGAGTCGACGGCACCACGCGAGGGGAACGAAGAGATCAATGCCTTTGTCGGAAAGGGCGTCAGCTTCAAGGGCGTCATTTCCTATAACGGCACCGTGCGCATCGATGGCAATCTGGATGGAGAGATTCATACCGAAGGGGTGTTGCTGGTCGGTGAGGATGCGGTTCTGACGGCGAAGATCACGGCCGGTACCGTGGTGTGCAAAGGGAAGATCACCGGCGATATCAGCGCCCGGGAGAAAGTGAAGCTGCGCGCCCCTGCCGTGGTCAATGCCGGCGTAAAGGCGCCGCTGCTGGCCATGGAGGAAGGGGTGGTCTTCAACGGCACCTTGGAGATGAGCCAGTCGGGCACGCGCGAGCCGCAGGGGCAGGGATCCACGCGCGGCCAGGGCGTCAAGTTGGTCAACGGATAA